CGCATGTCAGACGACACCCGCTGCGGTGGCCACCATGCTGGCGACGAACCAGTCGACCAGGAACAGCAGCAGGAACACCAGCACCGCGCCGGCGACGGGAAGTTCCAGCGCGCGGCGCACGATGCCGACCAGCACGCAGAACTGCCAGACCACCAGCGCGACCACGCCCGGGATCACCAGCGTCTGCAACGGAGTCAACTCGGGCGGGCGGCCGGGATGCTTCAGGACTTCCTCGCTCAACGCTGTCAGCGAGAACCCGGAGATCACGGCGTCGACGGCCACGCCGAACAACAGGTACACCGAGGCCAGCGCGGTCATCGTCTGCACGAAGCGCAGCGACTGGCCGCGCCCGCGCAGCAACAACCAAAGCGCACCGATGAAGCCGAGGCCGCCGACCAAAACCACGCCCGCCACGCCCAGCGCGGCGCCGTTGTACACGTTGAAGCCGAACTGCAGCGCGCCGCAACCGATAAGCAGCACGATCAGCAACGGCGGCGAATACGGCATGTCTTCCGGGCCACGCCGGAAGCGGCAGATGCCCAGCAGGACACCAAAAAACGAAGGCAGGCTCACGTGCTGGCGGGTACTCGCGCCCGCAGCGCGGAAAGCACGCGATCACCGATCGCCTCGATCGCACCCACGCCGTCGATTTCCGTCAGCAGTCCGCGCTGCGAATAGAAATCCGCCACCGGCGCGGTCTGTTCGGCATACACCGCGAGCCGCTTGCGCACCGTTTCGGGATTGTCGTCGGCGCGGTGTTCCTGCTCGAAGCGAATCTCGCAGCGCTTGACGATGGCCGCGTCGGGCACGTTCAACTTCACCACCACATCCAAAGGCTGGCCGAGGCGCGCCAGCAAGCCGTCCAGCGCGTTTGCCTGCGCAAGATTGCGCGGATAGCCGTCCAGGATGAAGCCGGATTTCGTATCGGGTTGCGCGAGGCGCTCTTCCAGCAAGCCCAGCACGATTTCGTCGGAAACCAGTTGGCCCGCTTCCATCACCGCCTTCGCTTTCAGGCCCAGCGGCGTCCCGGCCGCGACCGCCGCGCGCAGCAGGTCGCCGGTGGAGATGTGCGCGAGCTTGAGTTCCGCCTTCAACCGCTTGGCCTGGGTGCCCTTGCCCGATCCGGGCGCGCCGAGCAATACGATGCGCATGCGTTTCCTTCGTCGGCCCGCAGCAGTTGCGGCGCCTTCATTACAAATTGCCGAATGGCGGGTTACGCTAACGGCTGCGCAACCGCGCCGTCAACGCCGCGCCGGAACGGAAACCCGCATGAACGCGATCCCGACCACCACAGGCCCGAATTCAACCGGCAAGCTATTGTACGCGCAGTCCGGCGGGGTCACCGCCGTGATCAACGCCAGCGCCGCCGCGGTGATCGAGACCTGCCGCAAACACAAGGTCACCGCGTATGCGGCCCGCAACGGCATCCTCGGCGCGCTGCGCGAAGATCTGATCGACACGACGAAGGAATCGCCGTCCGCGATCCGCGCGCTGAAACACACGCCCGGCGGCGCGTTCGGTTCGTGCCGCGTGAAGCTGAAATCGCTCGAAGACGACCGCGTGCGCTACGAACGCCTGATCGAAGTGTTCCGCGCGCACGACATCCGCTGGTTCCTTTACAACGGCGGCAACGATTCCGCCGACACCGCGCTGAAGCTGTCGAAACTCGGCAAGGCGATGGGCTATGACATCCGCTGCATCGGCGTGCCGAAAACCGTGGATAACGATCTCGCCGTCACCGATTGCTGTCCCGGTTTCGGTTCGGTCGCCAAATACACCGCGGTTTCATTGCGCGAATGCACGCTGGACGTGATGTCGATGATGGACACCTCGACCAAAGTGTTCGTGATGGAGGTGATGGGCCGCCACGCCGGCTGGATCGCGGCATCGGCCGGGCTGGCCGGCGAACGCAAGGACGACGCACCGCACATCATCCTGTTTCCCGAACTCGAATTCGATGAAGGGAAATTCCTGGCACGTGTCCGTGAAACAGTTGAGCGGGTCGGCTGCTGCGTCGTCGCCGCGAGCGAAGGCATCAAGTACGCCGACGGCAAGTTCGTCGCCGACGCGCACGCCGGCACCGACGCATTCGGCCACACGCAACTGGGCGGCGTCGCTCCGGCGCTGGCCGGCATGGTGCGCGACAAGTTGAAGCTGAAAACGCACTGGGCGATGCCGGACTATTTGCAGCGTTCCGCGCGGCACGTTGCGTCGAAGACCGATCTGGAGCAGGCGCTCGCGGTCGGCAAGGCTGCGGTGGAACTCGCGCTGGCCGGCGAGAATGCGGTGATGCCGGTGATCACGCGCACGTCCGATGCACCCTATCGCTGGAAGATCGAAACCGCGAAGCTCGATGCGATCGCCAATCGCGAGAAGAAACTGCCGCGTTCCTTCATCACCAAGGAAGGCTACGGCATCACCGCCGCCGCGCGCAAATACCTGTCGCCGCTGATCCGCGGCGAAGCGCCACCGCCGTATGGCAAGGATGCATTGCCGGAATACGTCGCGCTGAAGAATGTCGCGGTGAAGAAAAAGCTGCCGGCGTTCGACATGTAGGTTGGCGGTGAGCCCGGCCTCATCGGGCGAACCCCAACATTCGCAGAGCCCCTGTTGGGGTTCGCGAAAAGCCGCTCACCCCAACCTACGGTGCAAACAGCTTGTTCAATTCCGCATGCGCGGCGTTGTCGGCAAAGCCGTCGAAGCGGCCTTCGGCCAATCCGCGTGCTGCACGCAGGAAACCGCCCCACGCCGCACCTGCCAATGCGCCGCCAACGCTCACGCGACGAACGCCAAGTTTCGCGAGATCAGCCAGCGTGTACGGCGCCGGGCGCCCCACCAGCACGTTGACCGGCTTCGGTGCCACGGCCTCGACAATCGCGCGAATCTGTTCCGGCTTGCCCGCACCCGGTGCATACAAACAATCCGCGCCAGCGTCGGCGTAGGCGCGCAGACGCTTCAACGCCTCGTTCAACGGATCGGGGTGGCCGGTGAGAAAACATTCGGCGCGGCCAATCAGCATCACGTCTTCACCCGACACATCGATTGCCGAGCGCGCCGCACGCAGGCGCGCGACGGCTTCGTCGAAGTCGTACAACGGCTGCGCGGCGTCGCCAGTCGAATCCTCGATCGACAACCCCGCCACACCGGTTTCGATGCAACGACGCACGTTCTTCTTCAAACCATCAATGTCGCGCGCGTGGCCGTCTTCGAAATCCGCGTTCACCGGCAATTCGGTGGCTTCGACGATTTCGCGGCAATGCGCCAGCACCGCCTCGACATCCATCGCGTTGTCCGCATGCGCGCGCGACCAGGCGAAGCCGGAACTGGTGGTCGCCAGCGCCTTGAATCCCAAACTCGCCAGCGCGTGCGCGGAACCGGCATCCCATGGATTCGGAATCAGGAAGCAACCGAATTGATGCAACTTGCGAAACGCAGCACGGCGCGCAGACCACTTCGATGTATTCATCGGATGAGCGTACGTCCACTGCGCCGTCAAGGCAATGCCGCGGCCGCTACTGCGTGTACACCACGTCGCGCACCCAGTACGTGCCGTTGCTCCAGTCGATGCGGTTGCCGTCGCGGCTGAGGTGGCCGTTGATGACGGTGCCGTTCCAGTTGGTGGTGATGTCGCGCCTGCGGACGAACGAGCCGTTCGCGGTCTGGCCCACTTCGTTCTGCAGGCTCAGCGATCCTTGCTGCTGGCTGATCGAGCAGCGCCGCGCGCGGTCGCCATTCGCAAACCATGTTCCCGTGAGTTGCGGGCCGTAGCCCGGCCAACCGGGCCAGCCTCCGCCGCTTTGACAACGCGCCCACATGCTGCCGTTCGACCAGTTGATCTGGCTGCCGTCCGGGCTCAGCCGGCCGACCACGAACTGCCACTCTGGCGCGATGATCTGGCCCGGCGCCTGCAGGTGGCCGTACGAGGTGCTGCCGGTTTCGTTGGTCAGCGTCAGGAACATGCCCTGGCCCGTGGCGATCGAAGCCTGCTTCGAGGGATCGCCCTGTGCGCACCAGGTGCCGAGGAACGCCGCGACGTCCTGCGGCCCATACGGCTGCGTGGATTGCTGAGCCATGGCGGCGCAGCCGACCAGCGACAGCAGGCAACCCAGCGTGATCGCTATCCACGATGCCACAAGCCGACTGCGGAAAACACCACGCAAGCTCGACATGGTTCTCTCCTCCGCGCCGGTTGCCGGACTCCCCGGGCCAAATTCGTGGACACCGCGCGCAGCGCAGCTTACTCCGCCCGGAGCGCACCGGTTGTTGGCCTGCGAAGGCCTGCACCGGACTGGCCCAATCCCGCATAGCGGCTATACTCGCGGGAATGCC
The genomic region above belongs to Rhodanobacteraceae bacterium and contains:
- a CDS encoding putative carboxyvinyl-carboxyphosphonate phosphorylmutase, whose protein sequence is MNTSKWSARRAAFRKLHQFGCFLIPNPWDAGSAHALASLGFKALATTSSGFAWSRAHADNAMDVEAVLAHCREIVEATELPVNADFEDGHARDIDGLKKNVRRCIETGVAGLSIEDSTGDAAQPLYDFDEAVARLRAARSAIDVSGEDVMLIGRAECFLTGHPDPLNEALKRLRAYADAGADCLYAPGAGKPEQIRAIVEAVAPKPVNVLVGRPAPYTLADLAKLGVRRVSVGGALAGAAWGGFLRAARGLAEGRFDGFADNAAHAELNKLFAP
- a CDS encoding Pyrophosphate-dependent fructose 6-phosphate-1-kinase encodes the protein MNAIPTTTGPNSTGKLLYAQSGGVTAVINASAAAVIETCRKHKVTAYAARNGILGALREDLIDTTKESPSAIRALKHTPGGAFGSCRVKLKSLEDDRVRYERLIEVFRAHDIRWFLYNGGNDSADTALKLSKLGKAMGYDIRCIGVPKTVDNDLAVTDCCPGFGSVAKYTAVSLRECTLDVMSMMDTSTKVFVMEVMGRHAGWIAASAGLAGERKDDAPHIILFPELEFDEGKFLARVRETVERVGCCVVAASEGIKYADGKFVADAHAGTDAFGHTQLGGVAPALAGMVRDKLKLKTHWAMPDYLQRSARHVASKTDLEQALAVGKAAVELALAGENAVMPVITRTSDAPYRWKIETAKLDAIANREKKLPRSFITKEGYGITAAARKYLSPLIRGEAPPPYGKDALPEYVALKNVAVKKKLPAFDM
- a CDS encoding Adenylate kinase, whose product is MRIVLLGAPGSGKGTQAKRLKAELKLAHISTGDLLRAAVAAGTPLGLKAKAVMEAGQLVSDEIVLGLLEERLAQPDTKSGFILDGYPRNLAQANALDGLLARLGQPLDVVVKLNVPDAAIVKRCEIRFEQEHRADDNPETVRKRLAVYAEQTAPVADFYSQRGLLTEIDGVGAIEAIGDRVLSALRARVPAST